From Herpetosiphonaceae bacterium, one genomic window encodes:
- a CDS encoding alcohol dehydrogenase catalytic domain-containing protein, translating into MKGTVLYGPRDVRVEERPDPTILEPTDAIIRISAACVCGSDLWPYRGIEVFNQPQPMGHEYVGIVEEVGSAVSTIKPGQFVVGSFVISDNTCPICQSGYQSRCVNGEFVSQTIGTQAEYARIPLADGTLVATADRPPDDLILSLLAASDVLGTGWFGAVAADAGPGKTVAVVGDGAVGLCAILAAKQLGAERIIAMSRHADRQKLALAFGATDIVTERGDAGVARIKDMMTWTSADQTRRVPCAPR; encoded by the coding sequence ATGAAAGGAACAGTACTGTACGGCCCGCGGGATGTACGCGTCGAGGAGCGCCCCGACCCAACGATTCTTGAACCGACCGACGCCATCATCCGCATCTCGGCGGCCTGCGTCTGCGGGTCCGACCTGTGGCCCTACCGCGGCATTGAGGTGTTTAACCAGCCGCAGCCCATGGGGCACGAGTACGTTGGCATCGTCGAGGAGGTCGGCAGCGCGGTCAGCACCATCAAACCCGGCCAGTTCGTCGTCGGCTCGTTCGTCATCTCCGACAACACCTGCCCGATCTGCCAGTCCGGCTACCAGTCCCGTTGCGTGAACGGCGAGTTCGTGTCGCAGACCATCGGGACCCAGGCCGAGTACGCCCGCATCCCGCTTGCCGACGGCACGCTGGTCGCGACCGCGGACAGGCCGCCCGACGACCTGATCCTGAGCCTGCTGGCGGCCTCCGACGTGCTCGGCACCGGCTGGTTCGGGGCCGTGGCTGCCGACGCCGGTCCCGGCAAGACCGTCGCGGTCGTCGGCGACGGCGCGGTCGGCCTCTGCGCCATCCTCGCGGCCAAGCAGCTTGGCGCTGAGCGGATCATCGCCATGAGCCGTCACGCGGATCGCCAGAAGCTCGCGTTGGCGTTCGGCGCGACCGACATCGTGACCGAGCGCGGCGACGCGGGCGTGGCGCGGATCAAGGACATGATGACCTGGACCAGCGCCGATCAGACGCGGCGCGTGCCCTGTGCGCCGCGTTAG
- a CDS encoding MoxR family ATPase has protein sequence MTQPRSADHRMPMEHVVYEVKKVIVGQDHLLERLVVALLARGHVLVEGVPGLAKTMTIKTLAQAIGGEFKRIQFTPDLVPADLIGTRMYNQKTGEFSTSFGPVFTNLLLADEINRAPAKVQSALLEVMQERQVTIGVDTFPVPNPFLVLATQNPIETEGTYPLPEAQVDRFMLKVLVGYPSPTEEFVIVERMTGSVETIQEVLTAQQLLRLQHEASRVYVDPALMEYAIRIVSATREPHAHGLREMERYIAFGASPRASIHVILAAKALAFIRGRAYALPQDIQDIALDVLRHRLVLSYEALSDTVTSDDLLQQILERIALPKVPLHEYATIRANT, from the coding sequence ATGACTCAACCCAGGAGCGCCGACCATCGGATGCCGATGGAGCACGTCGTGTATGAGGTGAAGAAAGTCATCGTCGGCCAGGACCATCTGCTCGAACGGCTGGTTGTCGCCCTGCTGGCGCGCGGGCACGTCCTGGTCGAAGGCGTGCCGGGCCTGGCGAAGACCATGACGATCAAAACGCTGGCGCAGGCCATCGGCGGCGAGTTCAAGCGCATCCAATTTACCCCGGATCTGGTGCCGGCGGATTTGATCGGTACGCGCATGTACAATCAAAAAACCGGTGAGTTCAGCACCTCGTTCGGCCCCGTCTTTACCAACCTGCTGCTCGCCGATGAGATTAATCGCGCGCCGGCCAAGGTTCAAAGCGCGCTGCTCGAAGTCATGCAGGAGCGCCAGGTGACGATCGGCGTCGACACGTTTCCCGTGCCCAATCCGTTCCTGGTGCTGGCAACGCAGAATCCGATCGAAACCGAGGGCACCTATCCGCTGCCTGAGGCGCAGGTCGATCGCTTTATGCTCAAGGTGCTCGTGGGCTATCCAAGCCCCACGGAAGAGTTCGTCATCGTCGAGCGGATGACGGGTAGTGTCGAAACCATACAGGAGGTCTTGACCGCCCAGCAGCTGCTACGTTTGCAGCATGAGGCCAGCCGCGTGTACGTGGACCCGGCCCTGATGGAGTACGCCATTCGGATCGTATCCGCGACCCGCGAGCCGCACGCTCACGGCCTCCGAGAGATGGAGCGCTACATCGCCTTTGGTGCCAGCCCCCGCGCGTCGATTCATGTGATCCTGGCGGCGAAAGCCCTTGCGTTTATCCGTGGCCGGGCGTACGCGCTGCCGCAGGACATCCAGGATATCGCCCTGGACGTGCTCCGGCACCGCCTCGTCCTCTCGTATGAAGCGCTCTCGGATACCGTCACCAGCGATGACCTGTTGCAACAAATCCTTGAGCGGATTGCGCTCCCAAAGGTGCCGCTGCATGAATACGCCACGATCCGCGCCAACACCTGA
- a CDS encoding S8 family peptidase: MKRLMTLFVIVGVLAVHSLSLQAASGAVGVARAPAAPVKGKPIADQYIVVLKESGDGQAVAHALGVQARHVYSAVLNGFAATLNARQLAALRQHPLVDSIEQDQEVTLDATQYFPWGLDRIDQRPQPLSGSYTYNSTGAGVYAYIIDTGIATAHPDFGGRASNVYDAFGGTGADCNGHGTHVAGTVGGATYGVAKQVQVRGVRVLDCNGAGAWSDVIAGVDWVRLYGQRPAVANLSLGGGFLSSVNTAVTNLVNSGIFVAVAAGNNNADACNYSPASAAGVLTVAASDINDARASFSNYGSCVEVYAPGVNIGSTWLNNGSNAISGTSMASPHAAGVAALYKSRNGETASSTIVNYIITNATTNVMTGNPTGTPNRLLFVGSLTPPSGPTPTAPPLQPTATPQPPTPMPTREPWTCPPECR, from the coding sequence ATGAAACGGTTGATGACCCTGTTCGTGATCGTCGGTGTCCTCGCGGTTCACTCCCTCTCGCTGCAAGCCGCATCAGGCGCGGTGGGTGTTGCCCGTGCGCCCGCCGCCCCGGTCAAGGGCAAGCCCATTGCCGATCAGTACATTGTGGTGCTCAAGGAAAGCGGCGATGGTCAGGCCGTCGCCCATGCGCTCGGTGTCCAGGCCAGGCACGTCTATTCAGCGGTGCTCAACGGCTTCGCGGCAACCTTGAACGCGCGCCAGCTTGCGGCGCTGCGCCAGCATCCGCTGGTCGACTCCATCGAGCAGGATCAGGAAGTCACGCTCGATGCCACGCAATACTTCCCCTGGGGGTTGGATCGGATTGACCAGCGCCCGCAGCCGCTGTCGGGCAGCTATACCTACAACTCCACGGGCGCAGGCGTGTATGCCTACATTATCGACACCGGCATCGCGACGGCGCATCCTGACTTTGGTGGACGCGCGTCCAACGTCTACGATGCGTTTGGTGGTACCGGCGCGGACTGCAACGGCCACGGCACGCATGTCGCGGGCACCGTGGGCGGCGCAACCTACGGCGTGGCGAAGCAGGTGCAAGTACGGGGCGTGCGCGTGCTCGACTGCAATGGCGCTGGCGCGTGGTCAGACGTGATCGCGGGTGTCGATTGGGTACGGCTGTACGGGCAGCGTCCGGCGGTTGCCAATCTGTCGCTCGGCGGCGGCTTCCTGTCGTCGGTCAACACGGCGGTCACGAATCTGGTGAACTCCGGCATCTTCGTGGCGGTTGCAGCAGGCAACAATAATGCGGATGCCTGCAATTACTCGCCTGCCAGCGCCGCCGGGGTGCTCACCGTGGCGGCATCGGACATCAACGATGCCAGAGCCTCGTTCTCGAACTACGGCAGCTGCGTCGAGGTGTACGCGCCGGGCGTGAATATTGGATCGACCTGGCTCAACAATGGCTCCAACGCGATCAGCGGCACCTCGATGGCTTCGCCGCATGCGGCGGGCGTGGCGGCGCTGTACAAAAGCAGAAACGGCGAAACCGCGTCGTCAACCATCGTGAACTACATCATCACCAACGCGACGACGAACGTGATGACGGGCAATCCGACAGGTACGCCGAACCGACTCCTGTTTGTGGGGTCGCTCACCCCACCGTCAGGGCCAACGCCCACCGCCCCCCCCCTTCAACCGACCGCGACACCACAACCGCCAACGCCAATGCCGACACGGGAACCCTGGACCTGCCCCCCAGAGTGTCGGTAA
- a CDS encoding DUF58 domain-containing protein codes for MNTPRSAPTPERILQRLDWQVIRRLDGLLQGDYRSLFYGYGLDFADVREYQPEDDIRYIDWNVTARMNAPYVRQYVEDREITAWFLLDLSPSMDFGPVERQKRTVLIDVVTTLARLLTRHGNRVGAVLYGSRVERMIPARGGRLHVLRLVNDLLKQPLGAQASFTSLTPLLEAGLHTIKQRALVFIISDFISAPGWERPMSVLNRRHDVIAIRLWDSREVELPDLGLILMEDAETGEQIYVDTRDTQFRQRFHEAARQREAALSTAFKRAGVDALSLSTEEDLVRAIVRFANLRRQRRT; via the coding sequence ATGAATACGCCACGATCCGCGCCAACACCTGAGCGTATTCTCCAACGCCTCGACTGGCAGGTGATTCGCCGCCTGGACGGGTTGCTGCAAGGCGATTACCGCAGCCTGTTCTATGGCTACGGCCTGGATTTTGCGGACGTTCGCGAGTATCAGCCGGAAGATGACATTCGCTACATCGATTGGAACGTCACCGCGCGGATGAACGCGCCCTATGTTCGGCAGTATGTCGAAGATCGCGAAATCACCGCGTGGTTTCTGCTGGACCTCAGTCCCTCGATGGACTTTGGACCCGTCGAGCGCCAGAAGCGGACGGTGTTGATCGATGTCGTGACGACACTTGCGCGGCTCCTGACCCGGCACGGCAATCGGGTGGGTGCCGTGCTGTATGGCAGCCGCGTTGAGCGCATGATCCCGGCGCGCGGCGGTCGGCTGCACGTGCTGCGGCTGGTCAACGATCTGCTCAAGCAGCCACTTGGAGCTCAGGCATCGTTCACCAGCCTCACACCGCTGCTCGAAGCGGGATTGCACACGATCAAGCAGCGCGCCCTGGTCTTCATCATCTCGGATTTCATCAGCGCGCCGGGCTGGGAGCGACCGATGAGCGTGCTCAACCGGCGGCACGATGTGATCGCCATCCGCCTGTGGGACTCTCGCGAAGTGGAGCTGCCGGACCTTGGCCTGATCCTGATGGAGGATGCGGAAACCGGCGAGCAGATCTACGTGGACACGCGCGACACACAGTTTCGCCAGCGGTTTCACGAGGCAGCGCGTCAGCGCGAAGCGGCCTTGAGCACGGCCTTCAAACGAGCCGGGGTTGATGCGCTGTCGCTCTCGACGGAAGAGGACCTGGTGCGCGCGATTGTGCGGTTCGCCAACCTGCGGCGGCAGCGCCGAACATAA
- the fxsT gene encoding FxSxx-COOH system tetratricopeptide repeat protein, with amino-acid sequence MPDDRAHEPSLGAWIRRRRKALDLTQAALADCVGCAEVTIRKQEAEFQRPSRQLAERLATCLALAPDERALFLQVARGERSADRLPPILTPSDPGSQATPQPPIAPLPLDRVPSPAPLPPGSRMPFSCNPLFVGRDTDLRQLARALTGSETAAIGQVEIAAATGLGGIGKTQLACEFVHRYGPCFPGGVFWLSFADPAAVPAEVAACGGADGMDLRSTFGMLSLDEQVQRVQAAWKEPVARLLVFDNCEDEALLEQWRPKHGGCRVLLTSRRHHWNPALGVQAVPLDVLPRLESIALLRKFRPDLREDDADLQAIAEALGDLPLALHLAGSFLGHYRYAITPAQYRARLRASTILNDRSLRAAGISPTKHVHHVARTFEQSYEQLDGADPTDVLALTLLAHAACFAPGEPLPRRLLLETLALPDDATDRALHAEDALRRLIDLGLLETDAAGNLRLHRLVVAFVHAVLVDGAAQAAVEATMLHVADALNEQRNPRPVLAIQPHLRFITDAAQQRANARTAGLCNALGYHLWLLGVYPEAQGYLEQALAIRQRVLGDDHSDTARSLNNLGIVLWAQGHYPAAQRAYEQALAIRQRLLGDDHPDTARSLNNLGVVLKDQGQYAAAQGYYEQALAIRQRLLGDDHPDTARSLSNLGVVLEVQGQYADAQRYYEQALAIQQRVLGGDHPDTARSPLNLGVVLKAQGQYAQAQGYLEQALAIQQRVLGADHPDTARSLSGLGEVLHAQGERVQARRYLEQALTIFTHRLGPQHPDTAESLHHLGLVLHAQGQDAEARRYLEQALTIYEQVVGSDHPSTQGVRASLAALVKHHRER; translated from the coding sequence ATGCCAGACGATCGAGCGCACGAGCCGTCGCTCGGGGCGTGGATTCGCCGCCGTCGCAAAGCCCTTGACCTGACCCAAGCGGCCTTAGCGGACTGCGTGGGCTGCGCCGAAGTGACGATCCGCAAACAGGAAGCGGAGTTCCAGCGACCCTCGCGCCAGCTTGCGGAGCGGCTGGCGACCTGCCTCGCGCTGGCCCCCGACGAGCGCGCCCTGTTTCTTCAGGTGGCCCGGGGCGAACGCAGTGCGGATCGCTTACCGCCGATCCTCACTCCGAGCGATCCCGGTTCGCAGGCGACCCCGCAGCCTCCGATCGCGCCACTGCCCCTTGACCGGGTACCATCACCTGCACCACTGCCACCCGGTTCGCGGATGCCATTCAGCTGCAATCCGCTGTTCGTGGGCCGGGACACCGACCTACGCCAGCTGGCCCGTGCCCTGACGGGAAGCGAGACGGCGGCCATCGGGCAGGTGGAGATCGCGGCGGCGACGGGCCTCGGCGGCATCGGCAAGACCCAGTTGGCGTGTGAGTTCGTCCATCGCTACGGGCCGTGCTTTCCGGGCGGCGTCTTCTGGCTCAGCTTCGCTGATCCTGCTGCCGTCCCAGCAGAGGTTGCGGCGTGCGGTGGTGCAGATGGCATGGATCTTCGCTCCACGTTTGGCATGCTGTCGCTGGACGAGCAGGTGCAGCGGGTGCAAGCGGCCTGGAAGGAGCCGGTTGCGCGACTCCTGGTCTTCGATAACTGTGAGGACGAGGCACTGTTGGAGCAATGGCGACCAAAGCACGGCGGCTGTCGCGTGCTCCTCACCAGCCGCCGTCATCACTGGAATCCCGCCCTTGGTGTGCAGGCGGTGCCGCTGGACGTGCTGCCCCGGCTGGAGAGTATCGCGCTGCTGCGCAAATTCCGCCCGGATCTGCGAGAGGATGATGCCGACCTCCAGGCGATTGCCGAAGCCCTGGGCGATCTGCCGCTGGCCTTGCATCTCGCGGGCAGCTTCCTGGGACACTACCGCTATGCCATCACGCCCGCCCAGTATCGGGCGCGCCTGCGCGCTTCAACGATCCTCAACGATCGCTCACTCCGGGCAGCGGGCATCTCGCCGACGAAGCACGTGCACCATGTGGCGCGCACCTTTGAGCAAAGCTATGAACAGTTGGATGGTGCCGATCCCACGGACGTGCTGGCGCTGACGCTGCTGGCGCATGCGGCGTGCTTCGCACCGGGGGAGCCACTACCGCGCCGGTTGCTCCTCGAAACGCTGGCGCTCCCAGACGATGCCACGGACCGTGCGCTGCACGCTGAGGATGCCCTGCGACGCTTAATCGACCTGGGGCTGCTGGAAACCGACGCGGCAGGCAACCTCCGTCTGCATCGGCTGGTGGTGGCGTTTGTACACGCCGTGCTGGTCGACGGAGCGGCCCAGGCGGCGGTGGAAGCGACCATGCTACACGTGGCCGATGCGCTGAACGAGCAGCGCAATCCCCGCCCCGTCCTGGCTATCCAGCCGCACCTCCGCTTCATTACCGATGCGGCGCAGCAGCGCGCGAATGCACGCACGGCGGGATTATGTAATGCGCTGGGCTACCATCTCTGGCTCCTCGGTGTCTATCCCGAAGCGCAGGGCTACCTGGAGCAGGCGCTGGCAATCCGGCAGCGCGTGCTGGGCGACGACCATTCCGACACCGCCAGGAGCCTCAATAACCTGGGCATTGTGCTGTGGGCGCAAGGCCACTACCCTGCGGCGCAGCGCGCCTATGAGCAGGCGCTGGCGATCCGGCAGCGCTTGCTGGGCGACGACCATCCCGACACCGCGAGGAGTCTCAACAATCTGGGCGTGGTCCTCAAGGATCAAGGACAGTACGCGGCGGCACAGGGCTACTATGAGCAGGCGCTGGCAATCCGGCAGCGCCTGCTGGGCGACGACCATCCCGACACCGCGAGGAGTCTCAGCAACCTTGGTGTGGTGCTGGAGGTACAAGGCCAGTACGCCGATGCCCAACGCTATTACGAGCAGGCGCTGGCGATCCAGCAACGCGTGCTGGGCGGCGACCATCCCGACACCGCCAGGAGCCCCCTCAATCTGGGCGTGGTCCTCAAGGCTCAAGGTCAGTACGCGCAGGCACAGGGTTACTTGGAGCAGGCGTTGGCGATTCAGCAGCGCGTGCTGGGGGCGGACCATCCCGACACCGCCAGGAGCCTGAGCGGGTTGGGCGAGGTGCTGCACGCGCAAGGCGAGCGGGTGCAGGCGCGGCGCTATCTGGAGCAAGCGCTCACCATCTTTACGCACCGACTCGGCCCGCAGCATCCCGACACCGCGGAAAGCCTCCACCATCTGGGCCTCGTCCTGCACGCCCAGGGACAGGACGCCGAGGCGCGGCGCTATCTGGAGCAAGCATTGACGATCTACGAGCAGGTGGTCGGTTCGGATCATCCGAGTACCCAGGGTGTCCGAGCGAGTCTGGCAGCGCTCGTGAAGCACCACCGAGAACGCTAA
- a CDS encoding VWA domain-containing protein, with protein sequence MSFIWPAMLFGLLVVPLAVGLYVRLQQRRQRMLARYGSLGLVYGAAGRRLGWQRHLPPALLLLGLTVLLIGLARPQTTVSLPRVEGTVILVFDVSGSMAANDVQPTRMEAAKAVAQDVVQQQPRGVQIGVVAFSDSGLAIQTPTSDQAAILAAIARITPQRGTSLGHGIGAALNVLDATASPRRYTTLTLTPTPTPLPVPPGTNRSTAIVLLTDGENTGPPDPLEAAQAAADRGVRVYTIGIGSAAGTTLKVNGFTVHTQLDEATLQQIAARTAGTYFNAAQEEALRAMYDNLDLQLVMTSEEAEITALFAGVGFLVLLIGGAWSLLWFGRTP encoded by the coding sequence ATGTCATTCATCTGGCCCGCCATGCTCTTCGGCCTCCTGGTGGTCCCGCTCGCGGTGGGGCTGTACGTCCGCCTCCAGCAGCGGCGTCAGCGGATGCTGGCGCGCTACGGCAGCCTGGGACTGGTCTACGGCGCTGCGGGTCGTCGGCTCGGCTGGCAGCGGCATCTTCCTCCTGCCCTGTTGCTCCTCGGCCTCACCGTGCTGCTGATCGGCCTGGCGCGACCGCAGACCACCGTCAGTCTGCCCCGAGTCGAAGGCACGGTCATCCTTGTGTTCGATGTTTCCGGCAGCATGGCGGCCAACGACGTGCAGCCAACACGCATGGAGGCGGCGAAAGCCGTGGCGCAGGACGTTGTGCAGCAGCAGCCACGCGGCGTGCAGATCGGGGTAGTCGCATTCAGCGACAGCGGTCTGGCGATCCAGACGCCGACGAGCGACCAGGCGGCCATTCTCGCCGCGATCGCGCGGATCACCCCGCAGCGGGGAACGTCGCTCGGTCACGGCATCGGAGCGGCGCTGAATGTGCTCGATGCCACGGCGAGTCCTCGCCGCTACACGACGCTGACCCTTACACCGACGCCGACGCCGCTGCCGGTGCCCCCAGGAACCAACCGGTCGACAGCCATTGTGCTCTTGACCGACGGCGAGAACACCGGTCCACCGGACCCTCTGGAAGCGGCCCAGGCCGCCGCCGATCGGGGCGTGCGCGTCTACACGATCGGCATCGGCAGCGCTGCGGGGACCACCCTGAAGGTCAACGGCTTCACGGTGCATACGCAGCTCGACGAAGCAACGCTGCAACAGATCGCCGCGCGCACCGCGGGCACGTATTTCAACGCCGCGCAAGAGGAAGCGCTGCGGGCGATGTATGACAACCTCGATCTGCAACTGGTGATGACATCCGAGGAGGCCGAGATCACCGCCCTGTTTGCGGGTGTCGGCTTCCTCGTGTTGCTGATCGGCGGCGCGTGGTCGCTGCTGTGGTTCGGTCGCACGCCGTGA
- a CDS encoding MoaD/ThiS family protein, giving the protein MIRVMLPAHLRMLAQLTGEVELQMAGPVTQRTVLDALEARYPMLRGTIRDHVTQERRPFVRIFACEEDLSHESPDAPLSAAVATGMEPVMIVGAIAGG; this is encoded by the coding sequence ATGATCCGAGTCATGCTCCCCGCCCACCTGCGGATGCTGGCCCAGCTCACGGGCGAGGTGGAACTCCAGATGGCGGGTCCTGTGACCCAGCGAACGGTCCTGGACGCGCTCGAAGCCAGGTATCCTATGCTGCGCGGGACGATCCGCGACCACGTGACGCAGGAACGCCGCCCCTTCGTGCGAATCTTCGCCTGCGAGGAAGATCTGTCGCATGAGTCGCCGGATGCGCCACTGTCCGCCGCCGTTGCGACCGGGATGGAGCCGGTGATGATCGTGGGTGCGATTGCTGGAGGCTAA
- a CDS encoding trypsin-like peptidase domain-containing protein gives MSERPASRSAVFRARIRQMRSGIPFAGGVLAAFAAILLYNWLVPAPVPLTTQAVQQTVAHLMASATPPPALSEQVYRTIHPSLVLIQTSAVGDEGEDGYGLGSGVVVNDRGDILTSLHVVAGARSIELTFTDGSRSSARIVVAQPEHDIAVLRARQPPQQLVPAILGNPNAMRIGDEAFVVGHPLGLYGSMSAGVISGFDRSFQPTTGDRPLHGLIQIDAAVNPGNSGGPLLNRDGHVIGIVAGLVNPTNQEVFIGLGFAVPITVAASGAGFPPY, from the coding sequence ATGAGTGAGCGACCGGCTTCGCGATCTGCTGTCTTCCGCGCACGCATCCGGCAGATGCGCAGCGGCATACCCTTCGCCGGAGGTGTGCTCGCGGCGTTTGCCGCGATATTGCTGTACAACTGGCTCGTGCCGGCTCCCGTGCCCCTCACGACGCAGGCGGTTCAGCAGACGGTTGCACACCTGATGGCCTCGGCCACTCCGCCACCCGCCCTTTCTGAGCAGGTGTATCGAACGATCCACCCCTCACTGGTGCTCATCCAAACGTCAGCCGTCGGCGACGAAGGCGAGGACGGGTATGGTCTGGGCAGTGGCGTTGTCGTCAACGATCGCGGGGACATTCTGACGAGTCTCCACGTCGTTGCGGGCGCACGGAGCATTGAGCTGACGTTTACCGACGGCTCTCGCTCGTCGGCGCGGATCGTGGTTGCGCAGCCGGAGCATGACATCGCGGTGCTCCGCGCGCGCCAACCTCCGCAGCAGCTCGTGCCTGCCATCCTTGGCAATCCCAACGCGATGCGCATCGGAGATGAGGCGTTCGTTGTGGGTCATCCGCTTGGCCTCTACGGCTCGATGAGCGCGGGCGTCATCTCCGGCTTCGACCGCTCCTTCCAGCCCACGACCGGCGATCGGCCCCTGCATGGCTTGATTCAAATCGATGCCGCTGTGAACCCGGGAAATTCAGGCGGTCCACTGCTCAATCGGGACGGTCACGTGATCGGCATTGTCGCCGGGCTGGTCAACCCGACCAACCAGGAGGTCTTTATTGGCCTTGGTTTTGCTGTGCCGATCACCGTGGCAGCATCCGGGGCTGGCTTCCCACCCTATTGA